The following are encoded together in the Methanosarcina flavescens genome:
- the dph2 gene encoding diphthamide biosynthesis enzyme Dph2, with protein sequence MSLGTSDAFDLRPDYIISVIKKLEAKTVGFQFPEGLKRKGPELAKKVEDATGAEIIISGDPCFGACDLDRTLLGQVDILFHFGHAELEDTKLSEKVYFIETRSAVNIRPVVEKAVPELKEQVIGLITTVQHIHKLPEACTILKANGKTCVIGRGDSRLAYPGQVLGCNFSAARDEVCDEYLYIGSGDFHPLGVALSTKKRVLAADPFSGEVREVDPSRILRQRSAVIAKSLDAEVFGIIVSSKNGQERMELAHSLKALAKNHGKEAHLILIDLVTPDQLLQFKVDAFVNTACPRLAIDEVGRFPSPMLTPQEFEIVLGEREWENLVLDEITEEPV encoded by the coding sequence ATGTCTTTGGGGACAAGTGACGCGTTTGACTTAAGGCCTGACTACATTATCAGTGTAATAAAAAAACTGGAAGCAAAAACCGTAGGTTTCCAGTTTCCTGAAGGACTCAAAAGAAAAGGTCCAGAGCTCGCAAAAAAGGTTGAAGATGCCACTGGTGCCGAGATTATTATTTCAGGAGACCCCTGTTTTGGGGCGTGTGACCTGGATAGGACTTTGCTCGGGCAGGTTGACATCCTCTTCCATTTTGGACATGCCGAGCTTGAGGACACAAAACTTTCCGAAAAGGTCTATTTCATAGAAACACGCTCGGCAGTTAATATTCGACCTGTTGTTGAGAAGGCTGTCCCTGAACTTAAGGAGCAGGTTATAGGGCTGATTACTACTGTCCAGCATATCCATAAGCTCCCTGAAGCCTGCACTATCCTTAAGGCGAATGGGAAAACCTGTGTAATCGGGCGTGGGGACTCCAGGCTTGCGTATCCGGGTCAGGTACTGGGCTGCAATTTTTCGGCAGCAAGGGACGAGGTTTGTGATGAATACCTCTATATAGGAAGCGGTGACTTCCATCCTCTGGGTGTAGCCCTTTCCACAAAGAAGCGGGTTCTTGCAGCCGATCCTTTCTCCGGGGAAGTTCGTGAGGTTGATCCCTCAAGAATCCTTCGCCAACGGAGTGCGGTAATTGCAAAGTCTCTGGATGCGGAGGTTTTCGGAATAATCGTCTCAAGCAAAAACGGGCAGGAACGGATGGAACTGGCTCACTCTTTGAAAGCGCTCGCGAAAAATCATGGAAAAGAAGCACACCTTATCCTGATTGATCTTGTAACTCCGGATCAGCTTCTCCAGTTCAAAGTGGATGCTTTCGTAAACACCGCCTGCCCTAGGCTCGCAATCGATGAGGTAGGACGTTTTCCCTCTCCAATGCTTACGCCCCAGGAATTTGAAATTGTGCTTGGAGAACGTGAATGGGAAAACCTTGTGCTCGATGAAATAACCGAGGAACCTGTGTAA
- a CDS encoding METTL5 family protein, producing the protein MKQRKLEILLEELENFSDPELELEQYQTPPLLAAEILHFAYMKGDIDDSVQDLGCGTGILAIGAKLMGAKRVIGYDTDQKALEIAKKNAEKLGVEVEFVLSDVNDITEHVKTTVMNPPFGARVKGRDRPFLSSALRTSEVIYSIHNRGSLAFIQKFIKPAVITHSYVAKFPIKRTFDFHKKEREVIEVEIYRIRVSG; encoded by the coding sequence ATGAAACAACGAAAGCTTGAGATACTGCTTGAAGAACTGGAAAATTTTTCCGATCCTGAACTTGAATTGGAACAGTACCAGACTCCTCCTCTTCTGGCTGCGGAGATTCTTCACTTTGCTTATATGAAGGGAGATATTGATGACTCGGTGCAAGATCTGGGCTGCGGTACCGGAATCCTTGCAATCGGGGCTAAACTTATGGGAGCAAAGAGGGTTATTGGGTATGATACGGATCAAAAGGCCCTTGAGATCGCAAAGAAGAATGCCGAAAAACTGGGAGTCGAAGTGGAGTTTGTATTATCGGACGTTAACGATATTACAGAACATGTAAAAACCACGGTCATGAACCCTCCTTTCGGGGCAAGAGTTAAAGGTAGGGACAGGCCTTTTCTTTCGTCAGCATTAAGAACAAGTGAAGTGATATACTCAATTCACAACCGTGGAAGCCTTGCTTTTATCCAAAAGTTCATTAAGCCTGCGGTCATTACACATTCTTACGTTGCAAAATTCCCTATAAAACGAACCTTTGACTTCCATAAAAAAGAAAGAGAGGTTATTGAGGTTGAGATCTACAGGATTAGGGTCTCTGGATGA
- a CDS encoding exosome complex RNA-binding protein Csl4 — MIRIRKSKTTRKKLTGPSAGKSVAEKASQVAPESRDQFKGQSRDQFKSQPREQPREQSRDQFKGQPRSQPREQSKDHFRGDQSKKRRFPYPKKAPRGRTEAPESRTPCEPATPEEELEKGDFVLPGELIGTIEEFKPGEGTTVSVGDIYSLATGNVVIDRKARIVSVRPSTLTPNILKVGDVIYGKIIDVRESGAMVEIAGIEGKEDREIVNVRTGDIHVSNVRDSYVKRFSDEFRPSDIIRARVIDAERMRLTTAEDSLGVVKAYCSNCRGELVLEGKKLKCPACNMTETRKISTEYGKGIK, encoded by the coding sequence ATGATTAGAATCCGAAAAAGTAAAACTACGAGAAAGAAATTGACTGGCCCGAGCGCAGGAAAGTCAGTTGCTGAAAAAGCATCTCAAGTCGCTCCAGAAAGCAGGGACCAATTCAAAGGCCAGTCCAGAGATCAGTTTAAAAGTCAGCCCAGGGAACAACCCAGAGAGCAGTCCAGAGACCAGTTCAAAGGTCAACCGAGGAGCCAGCCCAGGGAACAGTCTAAAGACCATTTCAGGGGAGACCAGAGTAAAAAGAGAAGGTTCCCCTACCCGAAAAAAGCTCCCAGGGGAAGGACGGAAGCACCTGAGTCTAGAACCCCCTGTGAACCCGCGACCCCTGAAGAGGAGCTTGAAAAAGGAGATTTTGTTCTCCCTGGAGAGCTCATTGGAACCATAGAAGAGTTTAAACCCGGTGAAGGAACAACGGTATCTGTCGGTGATATTTACTCCTTAGCTACCGGAAATGTTGTTATTGACAGGAAAGCGAGAATAGTTTCGGTCAGGCCCAGTACACTTACTCCGAATATCCTTAAAGTGGGGGATGTTATTTATGGAAAGATAATTGACGTGCGTGAGTCCGGAGCAATGGTAGAAATTGCAGGAATTGAAGGCAAAGAGGATCGGGAAATCGTCAATGTGCGGACTGGAGACATTCACGTCTCAAATGTACGTGACTCCTATGTTAAGAGATTTTCAGATGAATTCAGACCCTCTGATATAATCCGCGCCAGGGTCATCGACGCTGAAAGGATGCGCTTGACAACAGCTGAAGATTCTCTCGGAGTTGTAAAAGCCTACTGCTCAAATTGCAGAGGGGAACTTGTGCTTGAAGGGAAAAAGCTTAAATGCCCGGCTTGCAATATGACTGAAACCCGCAAAATCTCAACCGAGTACGGGAAAGGGATCAAGTAA
- a CDS encoding DNA-directed RNA polymerase subunit L, whose protein sequence is MELNILSKTDNELEVELKGETHTLLNMLKDLLIRDKRVEVAFYDMKYVSISEPILYIRTDGTNPIEVLKDAASKIIAQCDEFTEVFSKAANA, encoded by the coding sequence ATGGAACTGAACATTCTTTCCAAAACAGACAATGAGCTTGAAGTCGAGCTCAAAGGCGAGACACATACTCTTCTCAATATGCTTAAGGACCTCCTTATAAGGGACAAAAGGGTTGAGGTTGCCTTTTACGATATGAAATACGTGAGCATTAGTGAGCCTATCCTTTACATCAGAACCGATGGTACGAACCCCATTGAGGTCTTAAAGGACGCTGCTTCAAAAATAATTGCTCAGTGCGACGAGTTTACCGAAGTCTTTAGCAAGGCAGCAAACGCCTGA